From Deltaproteobacteria bacterium, a single genomic window includes:
- a CDS encoding tetratricopeptide repeat protein: MRKHLVFILITLIFSIPASLPARSLEEGIIDPGLQKSWALIKANRPAEAIQFLAAYRPAPETRVYYHFCYGRALERVQKPFEAMEHYRMAYLLAPQGELKELAFLERAEGYHRIKNYYEAKTVYKIFLTQFNQSKYLGKAHLGAAQTLSALGLLPESLEHYEKAGKGQDAIFGRANILHRLGRLKEADAAYSEGISRGKEYLMQSGENLYYYGKNLQLMGREQESVQYLALSLKDPVFKNNSEVALGQVALKARKFDEAQKYLKSALTSSDTKIGQEALFNLAEAQSGAGKINEARQTLQEYQWKYPAGKNYEDILIKLARLDIQGERFEQASGWIKALSLRSPLKKETLSELEGFFLKMKEKDPNRMASLWGLVGQKLLNTSREPFLLVMAESLQGTGKLALLQWLVKNGSGRVKIQSLITLVQYYVEAGNQDLALEGLNALKNHKVTGDQILRLEARILHARMEYRAASERILSLKKMESQDLPLFEDTLSSAKDVPKALAVFEKNLRRLDGNANIYIQLADLLYDQGKKKEALTYYQKALEKDPLNEWALYRAGTLSSGEEAEKILGRIKASNSILSKLAKVSLREKDVQRKMGEHY, translated from the coding sequence ATGAGGAAGCACCTTGTTTTCATCCTGATAACCCTGATCTTTTCGATACCGGCTTCTCTTCCGGCCCGGTCTCTCGAGGAGGGGATTATCGACCCGGGGTTACAAAAATCCTGGGCCTTGATTAAGGCCAATCGCCCGGCCGAGGCCATTCAATTCCTGGCCGCCTATCGCCCTGCTCCAGAAACCCGGGTTTATTACCATTTTTGTTACGGAAGGGCCTTGGAAAGGGTCCAAAAACCTTTTGAAGCCATGGAGCATTACCGGATGGCGTATCTCTTGGCCCCCCAAGGAGAACTGAAGGAACTGGCCTTTCTGGAAAGGGCCGAAGGGTATCATCGGATCAAAAATTATTATGAAGCCAAAACGGTTTACAAGATCTTCCTGACCCAATTTAATCAATCCAAATATTTGGGAAAAGCCCACTTGGGGGCAGCCCAAACCCTATCGGCCCTTGGTCTTTTGCCGGAATCCCTGGAACATTATGAGAAGGCGGGAAAAGGCCAGGACGCGATCTTCGGTAGGGCCAATATCCTCCATCGGCTGGGGCGCTTGAAGGAAGCCGATGCCGCCTATTCCGAGGGCATTTCGAGGGGTAAGGAATATTTAATGCAATCCGGGGAGAACCTTTATTACTATGGAAAGAACCTTCAACTAATGGGTAGAGAGCAGGAATCCGTTCAATATCTTGCCTTGTCATTAAAGGACCCGGTTTTTAAAAATAATTCCGAGGTTGCCTTGGGTCAGGTCGCCTTGAAAGCCCGGAAATTTGATGAAGCCCAAAAATATCTTAAATCCGCTTTGACTTCTTCGGATACCAAGATTGGGCAAGAGGCCCTTTTCAATTTGGCCGAGGCCCAGTCCGGGGCCGGTAAAATAAATGAAGCCAGACAAACCCTGCAAGAATATCAGTGGAAGTATCCAGCCGGGAAAAATTATGAGGACATATTAATAAAACTGGCCAGATTGGATATTCAAGGGGAGAGGTTTGAACAGGCCAGTGGGTGGATCAAAGCCTTGAGCCTTCGGTCTCCCCTTAAAAAAGAGACGCTTTCAGAATTAGAGGGTTTCTTTTTAAAAATGAAGGAAAAAGATCCCAACCGTATGGCTTCCCTTTGGGGCCTTGTCGGCCAGAAGCTACTGAATACCTCCCGGGAACCTTTCCTCCTGGTCATGGCTGAATCATTGCAGGGGACCGGAAAACTCGCGCTTCTCCAATGGTTGGTGAAAAACGGATCAGGGAGGGTCAAGATTCAAAGCCTGATCACCCTGGTCCAATATTACGTTGAGGCCGGAAACCAGGATTTGGCCCTGGAGGGTCTCAACGCTTTAAAGAATCATAAAGTTACGGGAGACCAAATCCTCCGTTTGGAAGCCCGGATACTTCACGCCCGAATGGAGTACCGGGCGGCCTCTGAACGCATTTTATCTTTAAAAAAGATGGAATCCCAAGATCTGCCTTTGTTTGAAGATACCCTTTCCTCGGCCAAGGATGTACCTAAGGCCTTAGCCGTTTTTGAAAAAAACCTCCGGAGACTGGATGGTAATGCCAATATTTATATTCAGTTAGCGGATTTGTTGTACGATCAAGGGAAAAAGAAAGAGGCCCTGACCTATTACCAAAAGGCCCTGGAAAAGGACCCCTTAAATGAATGGGCCTTATATCGGGCAGGCACCCTGTCGTCCGGTGAAGAAGCCGAAAAGATATTAGGTAGGATTAAGGCCAGTAATTCCATTTTGAGTAAATTAGCCAAGGTCAGCCTTCGGGAAAAAGATGTGCAGCGAAAGATGGGAGAACATTATTAA